In the genome of Carnobacterium viridans, one region contains:
- the nusB gene encoding transcription antitermination factor NusB codes for MSLTRRDIREKALQSLFQLSANEDLSKEEAMQQALTSEDELADEVETVLVPSYLDLLVSGVMEKQDEIDKRIKAHLENWSLNRLAKTDLMIIRIAIFEMMYVSDVPDRVALNEALEITKKYSDEKSRKFVNGVLANIVNENSEDEAE; via the coding sequence GTGAGTTTAACACGACGTGATATTAGAGAAAAAGCCTTACAATCACTTTTTCAACTTTCTGCTAATGAAGATTTATCGAAAGAAGAAGCTATGCAACAAGCATTAACTAGTGAAGATGAGTTAGCTGATGAAGTTGAAACAGTTCTGGTACCAAGTTATTTAGACTTACTTGTATCAGGTGTAATGGAAAAACAAGATGAAATCGATAAAAGAATTAAAGCTCACTTAGAGAATTGGTCCCTAAATCGTCTTGCTAAAACAGATTTAATGATTATTCGAATCGCAATCTTTGAGATGATGTATGTTTCAGATGTGCCAGACAGAGTTGCATTGAATGAAGCACTAGAAATTACCAAAAAGTACAGTGATGAAAAATCTAGAAAATTTGTTAATGGTGTTTTAGCAAACATAGTAAATGAGAACAGTGAAGATGAAGCTGAATAA
- the comGF gene encoding competence type IV pilus minor pilin ComGF, with product MKTKKFSLKSARFKRPSLDQKGFTLIEALVALFILVLCIVLLNVVTTQYKTIRKQTFEDRQLEWHMFLNQFEYSLEGLVLVNTKPNELQFKLLDDKGQFKEMIYYEKYENLVRRRTGAGGHQPMLMKVKSINFVEKKSFLEITVTFSNQETYHAQLGIEHNAAGIQDE from the coding sequence ATGAAAACGAAGAAATTTTCATTGAAGTCCGCTCGTTTCAAACGTCCATCCCTTGATCAAAAAGGATTTACATTGATAGAAGCATTAGTAGCACTATTTATTTTGGTCCTTTGTATTGTTCTATTAAATGTTGTTACAACTCAATATAAAACTATTCGTAAACAAACTTTCGAAGATCGACAGCTAGAATGGCATATGTTCTTAAATCAATTTGAGTATAGTTTAGAAGGACTTGTTTTGGTCAACACAAAACCTAATGAATTGCAGTTTAAGTTACTGGATGATAAAGGCCAATTTAAAGAGATGATTTATTATGAAAAGTATGAGAATCTAGTTAGACGTCGAACGGGGGCGGGAGGTCATCAACCTATGTTGATGAAAGTCAAATCAATTAACTTTGTTGAAAAAAAATCATTTTTAGAGATAACTGTAACTTTTTCAAATCAAGAGACCTATCATGCGCAATTAGGTATTGAACATAATGCAGCGGGTATTCAAGATGAATGA
- the comGD gene encoding competence type IV pilus minor pilin ComGD has protein sequence MKPLNEKGMMLFEMLLVLFIATVLVLIPTIYTKQTKNQLENQLFIEEFQSHMTAIQNYAVLSGQVTMMTVSSQYKTVQFKVIGDEKNALNQLIYLPETITTPTYKTYYFNGYTGNLRNFDTLVFFINQQRHTMTFQLGSGRYKWQ, from the coding sequence ATGAAACCTCTAAATGAAAAAGGGATGATGCTTTTTGAGATGCTTCTTGTTTTATTCATTGCGACAGTTTTAGTCTTGATTCCAACTATTTATACCAAACAAACTAAAAACCAATTAGAAAATCAGCTTTTTATTGAAGAATTTCAAAGTCATATGACAGCTATTCAAAATTATGCTGTTTTATCTGGACAAGTAACCATGATGACTGTGTCTTCTCAATATAAGACAGTTCAATTTAAAGTTATTGGAGATGAGAAGAACGCATTAAATCAGCTGATTTATTTACCAGAAACGATCACGACCCCTACGTATAAAACGTATTATTTTAATGGCTATACTGGGAACTTAAGAAATTTTGATACATTGGTTTTTTTTATTAACCAACAAAGACACACAATGACTTTTCAGTTAGGGAGTGGACGATATAAGTGGCAGTAA
- a CDS encoding VanZ family protein, producing MRFTLKDNLFIALALIIMAGLFYSSSQPYGEQSLTGVLDTLLAKEPLKDVLSHIHFNYAGGEVSIAAQGYSSFVEFFIRKLAHFGIYFLLGLCWFLGLKNKMTSIGLAAFVAWLLASGYAAFDEFHQSITPDRTPLMEDVILDATGALTSILLALVFFLFIFKKKQTKQSFKKSKW from the coding sequence ATGCGATTTACTTTAAAAGACAATCTTTTTATTGCACTTGCATTGATAATTATGGCTGGATTATTTTATAGTTCTTCTCAGCCATACGGAGAACAATCGTTAACAGGTGTATTGGATACCTTATTAGCTAAAGAACCATTGAAAGATGTATTAAGTCATATTCATTTTAATTATGCAGGTGGTGAAGTGAGTATTGCCGCACAAGGATACAGTTCATTTGTAGAATTTTTTATTCGAAAACTAGCTCATTTTGGAATTTATTTTTTATTAGGATTATGCTGGTTTTTAGGATTAAAAAATAAAATGACGAGCATTGGCTTAGCAGCTTTTGTAGCATGGTTATTAGCATCTGGTTATGCCGCATTTGATGAATTCCATCAAAGCATTACGCCAGATCGAACACCATTGATGGAAGATGTTATTTTAGACGCAACAGGTGCTCTTACAAGTATTCTTTTAGCCTTGGTATTTTTTTTGTTTATTTTTAAAAAGAAACAGACTAAACAATCATTTAAAAAATCCAAGTGGTAA
- the comGB gene encoding competence type IV pilus assembly protein ComGB, whose protein sequence is MAISAKKIIFNSRFLKRKSLAVQAAFLNKLSTLMTQGFSLKEALLFLKMILPQEDQWIQSILEELENGERFDNSLKKHGFSERISSQIYLSFIHGNLTEALAASGNYLEEKEKQRSQLTKLLQYPIFLLLFMIGILMAIRFMILPNYEQMNGSQESIINTFSIKFIYYFPTFLGVFSVVVCLMILVIRHQLGKQTALQRTVFFMKIPILSTLLRLYYTNLFSYEWSQLLKSGHQMNKIIELMQTKETTQLMQEVACKMEEELRTGQDFKESMSSFNFFNRELGFIIIHGEATSRLGIELAVYAQDCQLRLTVQIQKLLGYIQPIIFLIIAFFIMCVYLALLLPTFSMMEGIL, encoded by the coding sequence ATGGCTATATCAGCGAAAAAAATTATATTCAATTCCAGATTCCTTAAAAGAAAATCTTTAGCTGTACAGGCAGCATTTTTAAATAAACTTTCTACACTGATGACTCAAGGATTCTCTTTAAAAGAGGCTCTGTTATTTTTAAAAATGATTTTACCACAAGAAGACCAATGGATTCAATCGATTCTTGAAGAATTAGAAAATGGAGAACGGTTTGATAATAGTTTAAAAAAACACGGATTTTCTGAACGCATCTCTTCTCAGATTTATTTATCTTTTATCCATGGAAATCTGACAGAAGCATTGGCAGCCAGTGGAAACTACTTAGAAGAAAAAGAGAAGCAGCGAAGTCAATTAACTAAATTGTTACAGTATCCTATTTTTTTATTGCTGTTTATGATTGGTATTTTAATGGCTATTCGTTTTATGATCTTACCTAATTATGAACAAATGAACGGGAGTCAGGAATCTATTATTAATACATTTTCAATAAAATTTATTTATTATTTCCCAACCTTTTTGGGTGTTTTTTCAGTGGTGGTTTGTCTAATGATTTTAGTGATTCGTCATCAATTGGGAAAACAAACTGCCCTTCAGCGTACTGTTTTTTTTATGAAAATTCCGATTCTTTCAACACTATTAAGACTATACTACACAAATTTATTTAGTTATGAATGGAGCCAATTATTAAAAAGCGGCCATCAAATGAATAAAATCATTGAATTAATGCAGACGAAGGAAACAACTCAACTGATGCAAGAAGTAGCTTGCAAGATGGAAGAGGAGCTGAGAACGGGTCAAGATTTCAAAGAATCGATGAGCAGCTTTAATTTTTTTAATCGTGAATTAGGGTTTATCATCATACATGGCGAAGCGACCAGCCGATTAGGAATTGAATTAGCTGTGTATGCCCAAGATTGTCAATTAAGATTAACAGTGCAAATCCAAAAGTTGCTTGGTTACATCCAACCGATTATCTTTTTAATTATTGCGTTTTTTATTATGTGTGTTTATTTAGCTTTATTATTGCCAACGTTTTCTATGATGGAGGGAATCTTATGA
- a CDS encoding M24 family metallopeptidase produces MTKLIKLREGMKKNGIDALLVTSPYNLRYVSNFTGTTGLSLITLDKAFFVTDFRYTEQVATQAVGFEIVTNVGPIFNEVARLVDENKIEKLGFEQDFITFSTFELLEQIISSELIPVKGLIEELREVKSETEIETIKKACSISDAAFKFILGEIKPGMTEIEVANLLDFHMRGLGATGVSFETIVASGIRSAMPHGVASHKKIETGDFVTMDFGCYYEGYVSDMTRTIAVGEPSEKLKEIYAITLEAQLKVIDAAKPGMTGVQLDAVARDHIAKYGYGEAFGHSTGHGIGLEIHEGPNVSKLAEKRFVPRNVITNEPGIYLPGFGGVRIEDDLVITKNGNEVITHSPKELIIL; encoded by the coding sequence ATGACTAAATTAATTAAATTACGTGAAGGAATGAAAAAAAACGGAATTGATGCATTATTAGTAACTAGTCCTTATAATTTGCGTTATGTTTCCAACTTTACAGGCACAACAGGTTTAAGCTTGATTACACTGGATAAAGCTTTTTTTGTAACGGATTTTAGATATACTGAACAAGTAGCAACTCAAGCAGTAGGATTTGAAATTGTTACTAACGTGGGCCCAATTTTTAATGAGGTAGCAAGATTAGTAGACGAAAATAAGATTGAAAAGTTAGGGTTTGAACAGGATTTTATTACGTTTAGTACATTTGAATTACTAGAACAAATTATTTCAAGTGAATTGATCCCAGTAAAAGGATTGATTGAAGAGCTTAGAGAAGTTAAAAGTGAAACGGAAATTGAAACTATTAAAAAAGCTTGTTCTATTTCTGACGCAGCATTCAAGTTTATTTTGGGAGAAATCAAACCTGGAATGACCGAAATTGAAGTAGCTAATTTATTAGATTTTCATATGCGAGGTCTAGGCGCAACGGGGGTTTCATTTGAAACGATTGTTGCTAGTGGCATTCGTTCAGCCATGCCTCATGGGGTAGCAAGTCACAAGAAGATTGAAACAGGCGATTTTGTAACAATGGATTTTGGTTGTTACTATGAAGGATATGTTTCAGATATGACAAGAACAATTGCAGTAGGTGAACCAAGCGAAAAGTTAAAAGAGATTTATGCTATTACGTTAGAAGCTCAACTGAAAGTTATTGATGCAGCTAAACCGGGAATGACTGGTGTTCAATTAGATGCTGTTGCCCGCGATCATATTGCTAAATATGGTTATGGAGAGGCTTTTGGCCATTCAACAGGACATGGTATTGGATTAGAAATTCATGAAGGACCAAACGTTTCTAAGTTAGCAGAAAAAAGGTTTGTACCTAGGAATGTCATTACCAATGAACCCGGAATTTATTTGCCAGGCTTTGGTGGGGTAAGAATTGAAGATGATTTAGTAATTACTAAAAATGGAAATGAGGTCATCACTCACTCTCCAAAAGAACTTATCATATTATAA
- a CDS encoding Asp23/Gls24 family envelope stress response protein — translation MAEESTVAINDTKGTLGEIEVAPEVIEVISGIAASKVDGVYAMQGKLASGVSELFGRVDHKKGVHLTSDEEGLKVDIYCYFIYGVSVPKVALEIQEKVREQLLQMTDITLAEVNVHIVGIIPEKTELQELLDLDQEEDGDE, via the coding sequence ATGGCTGAAGAATCGACAGTTGCAATAAATGATACTAAAGGTACACTTGGAGAAATTGAAGTAGCTCCTGAGGTAATTGAAGTGATTTCTGGTATTGCTGCAAGCAAGGTAGATGGAGTCTATGCAATGCAAGGAAAACTTGCTTCTGGTGTTTCTGAATTATTTGGTCGAGTAGACCACAAAAAAGGTGTCCATTTAACATCCGATGAAGAAGGCTTGAAGGTAGATATTTATTGCTACTTTATTTATGGTGTATCGGTACCAAAAGTTGCTTTAGAAATTCAAGAAAAAGTAAGAGAACAATTGTTGCAGATGACAGATATAACATTAGCTGAAGTAAATGTTCATATTGTAGGAATTATTCCAGAAAAAACAGAATTACAAGAATTATTAGATCTTGATCAAGAAGAAGATGGTGACGAATAG
- a CDS encoding diacylglycerol/lipid kinase family protein — protein sequence MKKAVLIVNPSSGGEKGKEYSKLALETLEPLYDEVVLKETEKGGDAEAFAKSAAKERVEAVFVMGGDGTVNETISGLAEEEYRPKLGIVPLGTVNDLGRALGIPLNPSTAIRMLPDAITKELDIGKVNDSYFIDVIAIGKIPEAVKNVGAEQKTRLGSLAYFIEGAKALSDGQSYTFKLELDGEVYEQESSLVLIALTNSVGGFEKMLPHAKIDDGYLHLIVLKGKTLIDKLKLVPKVISGNAIDANETLYKKFKSGKLSVPEEDNQVISNIDGDEGDKLPLHIQVLPRHITIFVPKDTKEA from the coding sequence ATGAAAAAAGCTGTATTGATCGTAAATCCTTCTTCTGGGGGAGAAAAAGGGAAGGAATATTCTAAGCTCGCTTTAGAAACCTTAGAACCTTTATATGATGAAGTTGTACTTAAAGAAACAGAAAAAGGCGGCGATGCCGAAGCATTTGCTAAATCTGCTGCTAAAGAAAGAGTAGAAGCAGTTTTTGTAATGGGTGGTGATGGAACAGTCAATGAAACGATAAGTGGGTTAGCTGAAGAGGAGTACCGTCCAAAGCTTGGAATTGTCCCTTTAGGCACAGTTAACGATTTAGGACGTGCATTGGGTATTCCGCTTAATCCATCCACAGCCATTCGGATGCTGCCAGATGCAATCACAAAAGAACTAGATATTGGTAAAGTAAATGATTCTTATTTTATTGATGTCATTGCCATTGGTAAAATCCCTGAAGCTGTTAAAAACGTAGGTGCGGAACAAAAAACAAGATTAGGTTCATTAGCCTATTTTATTGAAGGAGCCAAGGCATTAAGCGATGGCCAAAGTTACACATTTAAATTAGAATTAGATGGCGAGGTTTATGAACAAGAATCTAGTTTAGTGCTTATCGCATTGACGAATTCTGTTGGAGGATTTGAAAAAATGTTGCCCCATGCAAAAATTGATGATGGCTACTTGCATTTAATAGTATTAAAAGGCAAAACGTTAATAGATAAATTGAAATTAGTTCCCAAAGTTATCTCAGGAAATGCGATTGATGCAAATGAAACACTATATAAAAAATTTAAATCAGGAAAGCTATCAGTTCCCGAAGAAGACAATCAAGTGATAAGTAATATTGATGGAGATGAAGGGGATAAGCTCCCCCTTCATATTCAAGTTTTGCCTCGTCACATTACTATTTTTGTTCCAAAAGATACAAAAGAAGCATAA
- the efp gene encoding elongation factor P, with protein sequence MISVNDFKTGLTIEVDGSIWRVVDFQHVKPGKGAAFVRSKLKNLRSGAVQEKTFRAGEKVAKAQIDNKKMQYLYESAGAYVFMDNESYEQIEIPGDSIVEELKYLKENMEVHILMYDTEVLGVELPNTVQLRVAETEPGIRGDTSSGGTKPAILETGTSVNVPFFINVDDVLIVNTQDGSYVSRA encoded by the coding sequence ATGATTTCAGTAAATGATTTTAAAACAGGATTAACGATAGAAGTTGACGGTTCAATTTGGCGTGTTGTGGATTTTCAACATGTAAAACCAGGTAAAGGTGCTGCTTTTGTACGTTCAAAACTTAAAAATTTACGTTCTGGTGCAGTACAAGAAAAAACTTTCCGTGCAGGAGAAAAAGTAGCAAAAGCTCAAATCGATAATAAAAAAATGCAATATTTATATGAAAGTGCTGGCGCATATGTATTTATGGATAATGAGTCATATGAACAAATAGAAATACCAGGTGATTCTATTGTTGAAGAATTAAAATATTTGAAAGAAAATATGGAAGTTCACATTTTAATGTATGATACAGAAGTATTAGGTGTTGAATTGCCAAATACAGTTCAATTGCGTGTAGCTGAAACTGAACCTGGTATTCGTGGGGATACTTCTTCAGGTGGAACAAAACCAGCAATTTTAGAAACAGGAACATCAGTAAATGTCCCTTTCTTTATCAATGTGGATGATGTGTTGATTGTTAATACTCAAGATGGTTCTTACGTTTCTCGTGCATAA
- a CDS encoding YebC/PmpR family DNA-binding transcriptional regulator, with the protein MSGHSKWSNIQGRKNAQDAKRGKIFQKISREIYMAVKSGGPDPNTNPSLRMVMDKAKSNNMPNDNVERAIKKGSATGENENYDEVIYEGYGPKGTAVLVHTLTDNLNRTGTNIRVAFNKNGGSLGEKGSVSYMFDRKGYIAIEREGLDVDEDTMLMSVLEAGGDEMETSDEVFEIYTDPSDLPDVRDALEKEGYTLAQAEVTMIPQTTVQLPEDKKALFNQMIDKLEEDDDVSEVFHNAEL; encoded by the coding sequence GTGTCAGGACATTCAAAATGGAGTAATATCCAGGGGCGTAAAAATGCTCAAGATGCAAAACGTGGAAAAATATTCCAAAAAATATCAAGAGAAATATACATGGCTGTAAAAAGTGGTGGGCCTGATCCAAACACAAACCCTTCATTACGTATGGTGATGGACAAGGCTAAGTCTAATAATATGCCAAATGATAATGTTGAACGTGCCATAAAAAAAGGTAGCGCAACGGGAGAAAATGAAAACTATGATGAAGTTATCTATGAAGGTTATGGACCAAAAGGGACTGCTGTTCTGGTACATACGTTGACAGATAATTTAAACCGTACTGGAACAAATATTCGTGTAGCTTTTAATAAAAATGGTGGTTCATTAGGCGAAAAAGGGTCTGTTAGTTATATGTTCGATCGAAAAGGATATATCGCAATTGAACGTGAAGGATTAGATGTAGATGAAGATACGATGCTAATGAGCGTTTTAGAGGCTGGCGGAGATGAAATGGAAACGTCAGATGAAGTATTTGAAATTTACACTGATCCCTCTGATTTACCAGATGTGCGAGACGCTTTAGAAAAAGAAGGTTACACATTAGCGCAAGCTGAAGTAACCATGATTCCGCAAACAACGGTTCAGTTGCCAGAAGATAAAAAAGCTTTATTTAATCAAATGATCGATAAACTTGAAGAAGATGACGACGTATCAGAGGTTTTTCACAACGCTGAATTATAA
- the comGA gene encoding competence type IV pilus ATPase ComGA, with translation MEIEEFAQYSIVKAQEVGTSDIHILPEENHYSLYFRIGGKMSFWNSVPEENGKRVISYFKYLSNMDVGERRKPQSGASQLLINGKAIALRFSTITNFRAQESMVIRILNSAAHLSLLKTTYFKKEVQMIEQLAQFNSGLLIFSGPVGSGKTTTMYQLVRESYLVSKQQVITVEDPVEIEEPLFLQTQVNEKAGITYETLLKSSLRHHPDTIIIGEIRDEETAKMVIRGALTGHLIIASVHAKNTVGVVSRLLELGVTQEQLKQTLLGVVFQKLIPKYCPFCKGDCDPACAHNNLYEKRAILYDVLSRKELKQFLSQTHSEEEIQEKLTRSFNLLLRKAYAYGYISEKNYIQFQIP, from the coding sequence ATGGAAATTGAAGAGTTTGCTCAATATAGTATTGTAAAAGCTCAAGAAGTAGGAACTAGCGATATTCATATTTTACCTGAGGAAAATCATTACAGTTTGTATTTTCGAATTGGCGGGAAAATGAGTTTTTGGAATAGTGTACCCGAAGAAAATGGAAAACGAGTTATCTCATATTTTAAATATTTATCCAATATGGATGTAGGAGAGCGAAGAAAACCTCAAAGTGGAGCTTCACAACTGCTAATAAATGGAAAGGCTATAGCCTTACGATTTTCAACGATCACTAATTTCCGAGCTCAAGAATCGATGGTAATCAGAATTTTAAATTCAGCTGCTCATTTATCGTTATTGAAAACAACTTACTTTAAAAAAGAAGTACAGATGATTGAGCAATTGGCTCAGTTTAATAGTGGATTGCTGATTTTTTCCGGACCGGTTGGATCGGGAAAAACAACAACGATGTATCAACTTGTTCGTGAAAGCTATTTGGTAAGTAAACAACAAGTCATTACGGTCGAGGATCCAGTAGAAATTGAAGAACCGTTATTTTTACAAACACAAGTGAATGAAAAAGCTGGAATTACTTATGAGACCCTTTTAAAGTCTAGTTTACGCCACCATCCGGATACCATTATTATAGGTGAAATAAGAGATGAAGAAACAGCGAAAATGGTGATTAGAGGAGCTCTAACCGGACATCTGATAATCGCAAGTGTTCATGCTAAGAATACTGTAGGGGTTGTTTCTCGTCTGCTAGAACTAGGTGTAACACAAGAACAATTAAAACAAACATTGCTTGGTGTAGTATTTCAAAAGTTAATCCCAAAATATTGCCCATTTTGTAAGGGAGACTGTGACCCTGCATGTGCGCACAATAATTTATATGAAAAAAGAGCCATTTTATATGATGTTTTATCGAGAAAAGAACTCAAGCAATTTCTCTCTCAAACACACTCAGAAGAAGAGATTCAAGAAAAACTTACAAGGTCGTTTAACTTATTGCTAAGAAAGGCGTACGCATATGGCTATATCAGCGAAAAAAATTATATTCAATTCCAGATTCCTTAA
- the comGC gene encoding competence type IV pilus major pilin ComGC: MKKKKMLNQKGFTLIEMVMVLFIISVLMLLIVPNIVKQKDSIDVQGTEALVTVIQTQVELYELDGQQEAVSLDSLQQQGYLSAKQVKQATAKSITITNGIVSSSKRE; the protein is encoded by the coding sequence ATGAAGAAGAAAAAAATGCTGAATCAAAAAGGATTTACACTTATTGAAATGGTAATGGTTTTATTTATTATTTCAGTATTGATGCTCCTTATTGTTCCAAATATAGTGAAACAAAAAGACTCTATTGATGTTCAAGGAACAGAAGCCTTGGTGACTGTTATCCAAACACAAGTAGAACTTTATGAATTAGATGGTCAACAAGAGGCTGTTTCCTTAGATTCATTACAGCAGCAAGGCTATTTATCTGCTAAACAAGTGAAACAAGCTACCGCAAAATCTATTACTATTACAAATGGTATCGTAAGCTCAAGCAAAAGAGAATGA
- a CDS encoding M3 family oligoendopeptidase yields MKYSMKWDLESIFPGGSNSPQLKEKLDAIRGQLDKLTRLVTNWDAEKDSPTFKNLADILLVQEELSKGLSQVFTFIEAIQSADVSDKQAGTISGQIFELNSTFSTLQTILTKKMVAMPDDKWNELIELPAFKAIDFSLNETRTQGKELLSEAEEALINTLSIDGFQGWSDHYDSLVATIEIPFEDSEGQVHLLSAGQAYNKMNTDPDNGVREQLFKKWEETWKNMAPLFSDTLNHLAGFRLADYKAHGVKDFLKRPLEYNRMKQETLDTMWKAVSEQKQPFIDYLNRKAQLLGKDKLSWQDTEAPVIIGDATAKVYPYDDGADFIVENFRKFSGKMADFAQYAFDHNWIEAEDRSGKRPGGYCSELPESKESRIFMTYAESPSEVSTLAHELGHAFHSHVMTDLPTLNQQYAMNVAETASTFAEMIVADATVKEAASKEEKITLLDTKIQNALAMFLNIHARFLFETSFYNERQSGVVTDERLSELMEEAQKEAYQDSLSDYHPHFWASKLHFFIADVPFYNFPYTFGYLFSLGIYARSLEEGADFEDKYIDLLRDTASMSTEDLAMKHLAADLTKSDFWEAGIAIMKTDVSTFMELTQEYIK; encoded by the coding sequence ATGAAATATAGTATGAAATGGGATCTTGAATCTATTTTCCCAGGCGGCAGCAATTCACCTCAATTAAAAGAAAAGTTAGATGCCATTCGAGGTCAGTTAGATAAGTTAACTCGACTGGTTACCAACTGGGATGCAGAAAAAGACAGCCCAACATTTAAAAATTTGGCTGATATCTTACTAGTTCAAGAAGAACTGTCAAAGGGACTTTCGCAAGTTTTCACCTTTATAGAAGCGATACAATCTGCAGATGTATCGGATAAACAAGCAGGTACTATTTCAGGACAAATCTTTGAACTAAATAGTACTTTTAGTACTCTTCAAACCATTTTGACGAAAAAAATGGTTGCTATGCCGGATGATAAATGGAATGAATTGATTGAATTGCCTGCTTTTAAAGCAATAGACTTTAGTCTAAACGAAACACGTACACAAGGCAAAGAATTGCTAAGCGAAGCTGAAGAAGCTTTGATTAATACGCTGTCTATTGATGGTTTTCAAGGATGGAGCGACCACTACGACTCATTAGTCGCAACAATTGAAATTCCTTTTGAGGACAGCGAAGGACAAGTTCACCTTTTATCTGCCGGACAAGCTTATAATAAAATGAATACCGATCCTGACAATGGTGTTCGTGAACAACTATTCAAAAAATGGGAAGAAACATGGAAAAATATGGCTCCTTTATTTAGCGATACATTAAATCATTTAGCAGGATTTCGCTTAGCTGATTATAAAGCTCATGGTGTGAAAGATTTCTTGAAACGTCCATTAGAATACAATCGAATGAAGCAAGAAACGTTAGATACGATGTGGAAAGCAGTTAGCGAGCAAAAGCAACCCTTTATTGATTATTTAAATCGAAAAGCTCAATTACTTGGAAAAGATAAGTTGTCTTGGCAAGATACGGAAGCACCCGTAATCATTGGAGACGCAACAGCTAAAGTTTACCCATATGATGATGGGGCTGATTTTATCGTTGAAAATTTCCGGAAATTCAGTGGGAAAATGGCTGACTTTGCTCAGTATGCTTTTGATCACAATTGGATTGAAGCCGAAGATCGTAGCGGAAAAAGACCTGGTGGTTACTGTTCAGAACTGCCGGAAAGTAAAGAATCTCGTATATTCATGACCTATGCTGAATCGCCTAGTGAAGTCTCTACTTTAGCACACGAATTGGGACATGCTTTTCATAGCCACGTGATGACTGATTTGCCAACACTTAACCAGCAATATGCCATGAATGTTGCTGAGACAGCGAGTACCTTTGCAGAAATGATTGTAGCTGATGCCACCGTTAAAGAAGCTGCTTCAAAAGAAGAAAAAATCACTTTGTTAGATACTAAAATTCAGAACGCCTTAGCCATGTTTTTAAACATCCATGCTCGCTTCTTATTTGAAACCAGCTTTTATAATGAACGTCAAAGTGGAGTCGTTACAGATGAACGACTTAGCGAATTGATGGAAGAAGCGCAAAAAGAGGCTTACCAAGACTCATTAAGTGACTACCATCCTCACTTTTGGGCTAGTAAACTTCATTTTTTCATTGCTGATGTTCCTTTTTATAATTTTCCATATACATTTGGTTACTTATTTAGTTTAGGAATCTACGCTCGTTCATTAGAAGAAGGAGCTGATTTTGAAGATAAATACATTGATTTATTAAGAGATACAGCTTCTATGTCTACTGAGGACCTAGCTATGAAACATTTAGCTGCAGACCTAACAAAATCTGATTTCTGGGAAGCTGGTATTGCTATCATGAAAACTGATGTTTCTACTTTTATGGAATTAACACAAGAATACATTAAATAA